The sequence GCGCGGCCCGGACGCTTTAAAGTACCCCTGGGGAAATGAATTTGACGAAGCGCGCGCCAACGTGAACGGCCAGGTCGGCGGAACCACCGAGGTCGGACAGTATGAAAACGGCCGCAGTCCTTACGGGGCCTATGACATGATCGGAAACGTCTGGGAATGGACGGACGACTGGTACAAACCCTATCCGGGCAACACCTACGCGTCGGACAAATTCGGCGAGAAGGTCAAAGTCCTCCGCGGAAACTCCTTCGCCGGGCTGGGCCATTTCCCTCCGACCGTTTATCACGAGGTCAAGGCCCACTACTCCCGGGCCGGCTACCGTCTTTTCATGGCCCCCGACGGTCTCGTCAACGACGTCGGCTTCCGCTGCGCCAAATCGGCGAGATGAGAACGATGCGGCGAGGACGATTCGTGAGTCGCCCTTACTTCAGATTTTCCAGATCCTCCGGCCGCAAAACCGGCGGAAGGCAGGTTGTGCCGATGCAGACGTAGGCCGCGGGCTGCGAAGCAACCGGATAGCCGAGCGAGGCCACGCGGTCGCGGCTCTCTTCGGAATCCAGCGGGAGGACGACTTTCCAGGGCGCCT is a genomic window of Nitrospiria bacterium containing:
- a CDS encoding formylglycine-generating enzyme family protein → MLIASACSRTPEGMVAVPAGEFTMGTDEQDPQDKAADFGIMKPFFKDEQPAHRVNLPFYFIDKYEVTNADYSDFIRKTGRKPPPDWSNGQYPTGKARHPVVYVTWEDAGAYCLWAGKQLPTEAEWEKAARGPDALKYPWGNEFDEARANVNGQVGGTTEVGQYENGRSPYGAYDMIGNVWEWTDDWYKPYPGNTYASDKFGEKVKVLRGNSFAGLGHFPPTVYHEVKAHYSRAGYRLFMAPDGLVNDVGFRCAKSAR